One Pseudomonas brassicacearum genomic region harbors:
- a CDS encoding efflux transporter outer membrane subunit: MKRKTLRTRISLLLLAMSLAGCASYSGLKTEGVSLEAQSLKAGQSLNGVTLSPASWPKSDWWKSLGDPQLDGLIREALRDSPDMQIASARVHQASAAAYAANAARMPTLDASGSVSRSRLARDQDPQGQGGAYSTLRSLSVDFNYNFDLWGGQRAAWEAALGQARAAEIDRQAAQLTLAADVARAYSDLGQAHIIYDLASEDLKRTRQMLDLSKRRLNAGIDSEYQFQQTESLEASADATRIDAEKRLQSAKIALAVLLGKGPDRGNEITRPNVLQSSAVALPSNLPAELLGRRPDLVAARWRVEAAGKDIEAGKTNFYPNLNLSAAAGVQSLLGDAMFGSASRFFNVAPTVSLPIFDGGRLRADLDARDADYDMAVAQYNKSLVKALGDVSDTINQLRDIARQIGAQQHATDIAQNSYDTVVQRYGSGIGNYLDVLSIEQQLLQAQRQLANLNAEQIDLSIQLMQALGGGFEPQALAAATPASTTPNN, from the coding sequence ATGAAACGTAAAACCTTGCGAACTCGCATAAGTCTGCTGTTGTTGGCCATGAGCCTGGCCGGCTGTGCCAGCTACAGCGGCTTGAAGACCGAAGGCGTCAGCCTCGAAGCCCAGAGTCTCAAGGCTGGGCAATCCCTGAACGGTGTCACCTTGTCACCGGCCTCCTGGCCGAAAAGCGACTGGTGGAAAAGCCTCGGCGATCCGCAACTCGACGGGCTGATTCGTGAAGCCTTGCGTGACAGCCCAGACATGCAGATCGCCAGTGCCCGGGTGCATCAGGCGAGTGCCGCAGCCTATGCCGCCAACGCCGCGCGTATGCCGACCCTGGATGCCAGCGGCAGTGTCAGCCGTTCGCGCCTGGCCCGCGACCAGGATCCGCAGGGGCAGGGCGGTGCCTACAGCACCCTGCGTTCGCTGAGTGTCGATTTCAATTACAACTTCGACCTCTGGGGCGGCCAGCGGGCCGCCTGGGAAGCCGCCCTGGGCCAGGCCCGCGCCGCCGAGATCGATCGCCAGGCCGCGCAGCTGACCCTGGCCGCCGACGTGGCCCGGGCCTACAGCGACCTCGGCCAGGCCCACATCATTTATGACCTGGCGTCCGAGGACCTCAAGCGCACCCGGCAAATGCTTGACCTGAGCAAGCGCCGCCTTAACGCCGGGATCGATAGCGAATACCAGTTCCAGCAGACCGAAAGCCTGGAAGCCAGCGCCGATGCGACCCGTATCGACGCGGAGAAACGCCTGCAAAGCGCAAAAATCGCCCTGGCGGTGTTGTTGGGCAAGGGTCCGGACCGTGGTAACGAAATCACCCGGCCCAATGTGCTGCAATCTAGCGCGGTCGCCCTGCCGTCGAACCTGCCGGCCGAGCTGCTGGGCCGCCGTCCGGACCTGGTCGCGGCGCGCTGGCGGGTCGAGGCGGCGGGCAAGGACATCGAGGCCGGCAAGACCAACTTCTACCCCAACCTCAACCTGAGCGCGGCGGCGGGGGTGCAGTCGCTGCTGGGCGATGCGATGTTCGGCTCGGCCAGTCGCTTCTTCAATGTGGCGCCCACCGTGTCGTTGCCGATCTTCGATGGCGGCCGTTTGCGGGCCGACCTGGATGCCCGGGACGCCGACTACGACATGGCGGTGGCGCAGTACAACAAGAGCCTGGTCAAGGCCCTTGGGGATGTCAGCGACACCATCAACCAACTGCGCGACATCGCGCGGCAGATCGGTGCCCAGCAACATGCCACCGATATTGCGCAGAACTCCTACGACACCGTGGTTCAGCGCTACGGCTCCGGCATCGGTAATTACCTGGACGTGTTGAGCATCGAGCAGCAATTGCTCCAGGCCCAGCGCCAACTGGCGAACCTGAATGCCGAACAGATCGATTTGTCGATCCAGCTGATGCAGGCCCTGGGCGGTGGTTTCGAACCCCAGGCCCTGGCTGCGGCCACGCCGGCCTCCACCACGCCGAATAACTGA
- the csrA gene encoding carbon storage regulator CsrA yields MLILTRKVGESINIGDDITITILGVSGQQVRIGINAPKNVAVHREEIYQRIQAGLTAPDKPQTP; encoded by the coding sequence ATGCTGATACTCACCCGCAAAGTCGGTGAAAGCATAAACATTGGTGACGACATCACGATCACCATTCTGGGCGTTAGCGGCCAACAAGTCCGGATCGGCATCAACGCCCCGAAAAACGTCGCGGTGCATCGTGAAGAGATTTATCAGCGTATTCAGGCAGGCCTTACCGCCCCTGACAAACCGCAAACTCCCTGA
- a CDS encoding peptidylprolyl isomerase gives MTQVKLTTNHGDIVLELNAEKAPLTVANFIEYVNAGHYENTVFHRVIGNFMIQGGGFEPGMKEKKDKRPSIQNEADNGLPNEKYSVAMARTMEPHSASAQFFINVADNSFLNHSGKTTQGWGYAVFGKVVEGTDVVDKIKGVSTTSKAGHQDVPAEDVIIEKAEIIG, from the coding sequence ATGACCCAAGTCAAACTGACCACCAACCACGGCGACATCGTCCTGGAACTGAATGCCGAGAAGGCACCGTTGACCGTTGCCAACTTCATCGAGTACGTCAACGCCGGCCACTACGAGAACACCGTATTCCACCGTGTCATCGGTAACTTCATGATCCAGGGCGGCGGTTTCGAGCCTGGCATGAAAGAAAAGAAAGACAAGCGCCCGAGCATCCAGAACGAAGCCGACAACGGCCTGCCGAACGAAAAATACAGCGTTGCCATGGCCCGTACCATGGAGCCGCATTCGGCCTCTGCGCAGTTTTTCATCAACGTGGCCGACAACAGCTTCCTGAACCACAGCGGCAAGACCACCCAGGGCTGGGGCTACGCGGTGTTCGGCAAAGTGGTTGAAGGCACCGACGTCGTCGACAAGATCAAAGGCGTTTCCACCACCTCCAAGGCCGGCCACCAGGACGTCCCGGCAGAAGACGTGATCATCGAGAAAGCCGAGATCATCGGGTGA
- the cysS gene encoding cysteine--tRNA ligase, which translates to MLTIYNTLTKSKEVFKPLDGNKVRMYVCGMTVYDYCHIGHGRSMVAFDLVTRWLRFSGYDLTYVRNITDIEDKIINRARENGEPYDALTERMIQAMHEDEARLNILKPDLEPRATDHIPGMLSMIQTLIDKGYAYAPGNGDVYYRVAKFMGYGKLSRKKIEDLRIGARIEVDESKQDPLDFVLWKAAKPGEPSWESPWGAGRPGWHIECSVMSTCCLGETFDIHGGGSDLEFPHHENEIAQSEAATGKTYANAWMHCGMIRINGEKMSKSLNNFFTIRDVLDKYHPEVVRYLLVSSHYRSAINYSEDNLKDAKGALERFYHALKGLPSVAPAGGEAFVARFTEVMNDDFGTPEACAVLFEMVREINRLRESDLNAAAGLAARLKELASVLGVLQLEADDFLQAGAEGRVDAAEVEALIQARLTARANKDWAESDRIRDQLTAMGVVLEDGKGGTTWRLAD; encoded by the coding sequence GTGCTTACGATCTACAACACGCTCACCAAGAGCAAAGAAGTCTTCAAGCCGCTGGATGGCAACAAGGTCCGCATGTACGTCTGCGGGATGACCGTGTACGACTACTGCCACATCGGGCATGGTCGCAGCATGGTCGCCTTCGACCTGGTGACCCGCTGGCTGCGTTTCAGCGGTTATGACCTGACCTACGTGCGCAACATCACCGACATCGAAGACAAGATCATCAATCGCGCCCGCGAAAATGGTGAGCCTTACGATGCACTGACCGAGCGCATGATCCAGGCCATGCACGAGGACGAGGCGCGCCTCAATATCCTCAAGCCGGACCTGGAACCCCGTGCCACGGACCACATTCCGGGCATGCTGAGCATGATCCAGACCTTGATCGACAAGGGCTATGCCTACGCGCCGGGCAATGGTGACGTGTACTACCGCGTTGCCAAGTTCATGGGCTACGGCAAGCTGTCGCGCAAGAAAATCGAAGACCTGCGCATCGGCGCGCGCATCGAAGTCGACGAATCGAAACAGGACCCGCTGGACTTCGTGCTGTGGAAAGCCGCCAAGCCGGGCGAGCCGAGCTGGGAGTCGCCGTGGGGCGCCGGGCGTCCGGGCTGGCACATCGAATGCTCGGTGATGTCCACCTGCTGCCTGGGCGAGACCTTCGATATTCATGGCGGCGGCAGTGACCTGGAATTCCCGCACCACGAAAACGAGATCGCCCAGAGCGAAGCCGCCACCGGCAAGACCTACGCCAATGCGTGGATGCATTGCGGCATGATTCGGATCAACGGCGAGAAGATGTCCAAGTCGTTGAACAACTTCTTCACCATCCGCGACGTGCTCGACAAGTACCACCCTGAAGTCGTGCGTTACCTGCTGGTGTCGAGCCACTATCGCAGCGCCATCAACTACTCGGAAGACAACCTCAAGGACGCCAAGGGTGCCCTGGAGCGTTTCTATCACGCGTTGAAAGGCCTGCCGAGCGTAGCGCCTGCCGGCGGCGAGGCGTTCGTTGCACGGTTTACCGAAGTGATGAACGACGACTTCGGCACGCCGGAAGCATGCGCGGTGCTGTTCGAGATGGTGCGCGAGATCAACCGGCTGCGTGAGAGCGATCTCAATGCTGCGGCAGGCCTGGCGGCGCGTCTGAAGGAATTGGCCAGCGTATTGGGTGTGTTGCAGCTCGAGGCTGACGACTTCCTGCAAGCCGGTGCCGAAGGTCGTGTGGATGCCGCCGAGGTCGAAGCCTTGATCCAGGCACGCCTGACCGCGCGGGCGAACAAGGACTGGGCCGAATCCGACCGCATCCGCGACCAGCTCACCGCCATGGGCGTGGTGCTGGAAGACGGCAAGGGCGGGACGACCTGGCGCCTGGCGGACTGA
- a CDS encoding DHA2 family efflux MFS transporter permease subunit — MSNNASFTPPSLLLSTIGLSLATFMQVLDTTIANVALPTISGNLGVSSEQGTWVITSFAVSNAIALPLTGWLARRFGEVKLFLWATLLFVLASFLCGISTSMPELIGFRVLQGLVAGPLYPMTQTLLIAVYPPARRGMALALLAMVTVVAPIAGPILGGWITDSYSWPWIFFINVPIGVFAVMVVRQQLKARPVVTSYQPMDYVGLITLIIGVGALQVILDKGNDLDWFESNFIIMGAVISVIALAVFVIWEMTDRHPVVNLRLFAYRNFRIGTIVLVGGYAGFFGINLILPQWLQTQMGYTATWAGLAVAPIGILPVLMSPFVGKYAHKFDLRLLAGLAFLAIGLSCFMRAGFTNEVDFQHIALVQLFMGIGVALFFMPTLSILMSDLPPHQIADGAGLATFLRTLGGSFAASLTTWIWIRRADQHHAYLSESISTFEPATREALNQLGGASTPAYARLDQVLTSQAYMLSTVDYFTLMGWAFMGLIVLVWLAKPPFAAKAGPASAGH; from the coding sequence ATGAGCAATAACGCGTCTTTCACGCCGCCCAGCCTGTTGCTCAGCACTATCGGGCTGTCGCTGGCGACGTTCATGCAGGTGCTCGACACCACCATTGCCAACGTCGCCTTGCCGACCATTTCCGGCAACCTGGGGGTGAGCTCCGAGCAGGGCACCTGGGTGATCACCTCGTTCGCGGTGAGCAATGCCATCGCGTTGCCGTTGACCGGCTGGCTGGCCCGGCGGTTTGGTGAGGTGAAGCTGTTTTTGTGGGCGACCCTGCTGTTCGTGCTCGCCTCGTTTCTGTGCGGTATCTCCACCTCGATGCCAGAGCTGATTGGTTTTCGCGTGCTCCAGGGGCTGGTGGCCGGGCCGTTGTACCCAATGACCCAGACCTTGCTGATTGCTGTGTATCCGCCGGCCAGGCGCGGCATGGCCCTGGCGTTGCTGGCGATGGTCACGGTGGTGGCGCCGATTGCCGGGCCGATCCTCGGTGGCTGGATCACCGACAGCTACAGCTGGCCGTGGATCTTCTTCATCAATGTGCCTATCGGGGTCTTCGCGGTGATGGTGGTGCGCCAGCAGCTCAAGGCGCGGCCGGTGGTCACCAGCTACCAGCCGATGGATTACGTGGGTCTGATCACGCTAATCATCGGCGTCGGTGCGCTCCAGGTAATCCTCGACAAGGGCAACGACCTGGACTGGTTCGAGTCGAACTTCATCATCATGGGCGCTGTGATTTCGGTGATTGCCCTGGCGGTGTTCGTGATCTGGGAAATGACCGACCGGCATCCGGTGGTCAATCTCCGGTTGTTCGCCTATCGCAACTTTCGCATTGGCACCATTGTGCTGGTGGGGGGCTATGCCGGATTCTTCGGCATCAACCTGATCCTGCCGCAGTGGTTGCAGACCCAGATGGGTTATACCGCCACCTGGGCCGGACTGGCGGTGGCGCCGATCGGGATCCTGCCGGTGTTGATGTCGCCCTTCGTCGGTAAGTACGCCCACAAATTCGACCTGCGCCTGTTGGCCGGGCTGGCGTTCCTGGCCATCGGCTTGAGCTGCTTCATGCGCGCCGGGTTCACCAACGAGGTGGATTTCCAGCACATTGCCCTGGTGCAGTTGTTCATGGGCATCGGTGTGGCACTGTTTTTCATGCCGACCTTGAGCATCCTGATGTCGGACCTGCCGCCCCATCAGATTGCCGACGGCGCGGGGCTGGCGACGTTCCTGCGGACTTTGGGCGGCAGCTTTGCCGCATCCCTGACCACTTGGATCTGGATCCGCCGGGCCGACCAGCACCATGCCTACCTGAGCGAAAGCATCAGCACCTTCGAGCCCGCCACCCGCGAGGCGCTCAACCAGCTCGGCGGCGCGAGCACGCCGGCCTATGCCCGGCTTGATCAGGTCCTCACCAGCCAGGCGTACATGCTCTCCACCGTGGATTACTTCACGCTGATGGGGTGGGCGTTCATGGGCTTGATCGTGTTGGTGTGGCTGGCGAAGCCGCCGTTTGCGGCGAAGGCGGGGCCGGCTTCGGCGGGGCACTGA
- a CDS encoding efflux RND transporter periplasmic adaptor subunit, producing the protein MATAETTQSEHTQDSNNPRKRKVMLVALAVIVILAGVGVWGWHELYGRWNESTDDAYVNGNVVQITPLVTGTVVSIGADDGDLVREGQVLVQFDPSDAEVGLQSAQANLARTVRQVRGLYSNVDGMRAQVNAQEAEVQKAQENYNRRRNLAAGGAISQEELSHARDDLTSAQNALANARQQLKTTSALVDDTVVSSHPDVQSAAAQLRQAYLANARSTLIAPVTGYVAKRTVQLGQRVQPGTALMAVIPLDQLWIDANFKETQLRDMRIGQPVEIETDLYGSDVKYSGTIDSLGAGTGSAFALLPAQNATGNWIKIVQRVPVRVHVNAQELAKHPLRVGLSTQVNVNLHDQSGPVLAQQPPQKASFSTQIYDRQLADADAMITRLIHENSAAASKTVQR; encoded by the coding sequence ATGGCCACTGCCGAAACGACTCAATCCGAACATACTCAAGACAGCAACAACCCGCGCAAGCGCAAGGTGATGCTGGTGGCCCTGGCGGTGATCGTCATCCTCGCAGGCGTGGGCGTCTGGGGCTGGCATGAACTGTATGGCCGCTGGAACGAGAGCACCGACGATGCTTATGTGAACGGCAACGTGGTGCAGATCACGCCGCTGGTCACCGGCACCGTGGTGAGCATCGGTGCCGACGACGGTGACCTGGTGCGAGAAGGCCAGGTGCTGGTGCAGTTCGATCCGAGCGATGCCGAGGTCGGGCTGCAAAGTGCCCAGGCCAACCTGGCCCGGACCGTGCGTCAGGTGCGTGGCTTGTACAGCAACGTCGACGGCATGCGGGCGCAGGTCAACGCGCAAGAGGCCGAAGTGCAGAAGGCCCAGGAGAACTACAACCGACGCAGGAACCTGGCAGCCGGCGGGGCGATTTCCCAGGAAGAACTGTCCCATGCCCGGGACGACCTGACCTCGGCGCAAAACGCCCTGGCCAATGCCCGGCAACAGCTCAAGACCACCAGCGCGCTGGTGGATGACACGGTGGTTTCGTCCCATCCCGATGTGCAGTCCGCCGCCGCGCAATTGCGCCAGGCGTACCTGGCCAATGCCCGTAGCACCCTGATCGCGCCGGTCACCGGTTATGTCGCCAAGCGCACCGTGCAACTGGGGCAGCGGGTGCAACCGGGCACGGCGCTGATGGCGGTGATCCCGTTGGATCAGCTGTGGATCGACGCCAACTTCAAGGAAACCCAGCTGCGCGACATGCGCATCGGCCAGCCGGTGGAGATCGAAACCGACCTGTACGGCAGCGATGTGAAGTACAGCGGCACCATCGACAGCCTCGGTGCCGGGACCGGCAGCGCGTTTGCCTTGCTGCCGGCGCAGAACGCCACGGGCAACTGGATCAAGATCGTCCAGCGGGTACCGGTGCGCGTCCATGTCAATGCCCAAGAGCTGGCCAAGCATCCGCTGCGGGTAGGCCTGTCGACCCAGGTCAACGTCAACCTGCACGACCAGAGTGGCCCGGTACTGGCGCAACAGCCACCGCAGAAAGCCTCGTTCAGCACGCAGATCTACGACCGGCAACTGGCCGACGCCGACGCGATGATCACCCGCCTGATCCATGAGAACAGCGCGGCTGCCAGTAAGACGGTGCAACGCTGA
- a CDS encoding MarR family winged helix-turn-helix transcriptional regulator, with amino-acid sequence MKHFTPDNFHNCQLGMLLGRAALLKDRIIDTHMEPVGITAAQFKVLIIMAQHGIDTPAELCRYLSLDSGSMTRMLDRLEQKGFLARQRSVDDRRQVLLVLTEAGQALADRLPVIGADAMNQLANAISREELQTLEQILKKILLAAGDPITVLRLGDK; translated from the coding sequence ATGAAGCATTTCACCCCAGACAATTTCCACAATTGCCAGCTCGGCATGCTGCTCGGCCGCGCTGCGCTGCTCAAGGACCGGATCATCGATACCCACATGGAACCCGTCGGCATCACTGCCGCGCAGTTCAAGGTATTGATCATCATGGCCCAGCACGGCATCGACACGCCGGCCGAGCTGTGCCGCTACCTGTCCCTGGACAGCGGCTCGATGACGCGCATGCTCGATCGCCTGGAACAGAAAGGTTTCCTCGCCCGCCAGCGCTCGGTGGATGACCGTCGGCAAGTGCTGCTGGTGCTGACCGAAGCCGGCCAAGCCCTGGCGGATCGCCTGCCGGTTATCGGCGCCGATGCCATGAACCAGTTGGCCAACGCCATCAGCCGCGAGGAGCTGCAAACCCTCGAACAGATCCTCAAGAAAATTCTGCTCGCCGCCGGTGATCCCATCACCGTGTTGCGATTGGGGGACAAATGA
- a CDS encoding DUF2214 family protein, protein MLAHWSLAAIHLLAFALGFWAVLTRGTALRRLAGGMDAVRNVLVADNVWGLSALVLLVTGGMRAFGGYEKGSDYYLHQPLFHLKMTLFLLILLLEIVPMITLIKWRMALGKGASIDPSRAGRFARISHIEALLLVLMVIAATGMARGVSLG, encoded by the coding sequence ATGTTGGCTCATTGGTCTTTGGCGGCCATTCATCTTCTGGCGTTCGCCCTCGGGTTCTGGGCGGTGCTCACGCGCGGCACGGCGCTGCGACGCCTGGCGGGCGGGATGGACGCGGTTCGAAACGTGTTGGTGGCGGACAATGTGTGGGGGCTGTCGGCGCTGGTGCTGCTGGTGACCGGCGGGATGCGGGCTTTCGGGGGCTACGAAAAAGGCTCGGACTATTACCTGCACCAACCCCTGTTTCACCTGAAGATGACCTTGTTCCTGCTGATCCTGCTGCTTGAAATCGTGCCGATGATCACCTTGATCAAATGGCGGATGGCGTTGGGCAAGGGCGCGTCGATTGATCCTTCAAGGGCCGGCCGGTTTGCCCGGATCAGCCACATCGAAGCCTTGCTGCTGGTATTGATGGTGATTGCCGCCACGGGCATGGCCCGTGGCGTGAGCTTGGGCTGA
- a CDS encoding SPOR domain-containing protein codes for MRKLAWVIAVLVLAGCGEGRDVEAPKPKPTATSASAVAAAPQWGVEVRGETPQAVSDLTGWLIEHSFMSSVVRENGKERVLVGPFSSKAEAEAKQEQVTAALARAKKRNIETLVVDFPTAQ; via the coding sequence GTGCGCAAATTGGCTTGGGTTATCGCGGTATTGGTACTGGCGGGGTGTGGTGAGGGACGTGATGTCGAAGCACCGAAGCCGAAGCCGACCGCGACTTCCGCATCCGCAGTGGCTGCTGCGCCGCAGTGGGGGGTCGAGGTTCGGGGCGAAACTCCGCAGGCCGTCAGCGACCTGACCGGCTGGTTGATCGAGCACAGTTTCATGTCGAGCGTGGTGCGGGAAAACGGCAAGGAGCGGGTCCTGGTCGGCCCTTTCAGTTCCAAGGCCGAAGCCGAAGCCAAGCAGGAGCAAGTCACGGCTGCCTTGGCCCGGGCGAAAAAGCGCAACATCGAGACGTTGGTGGTGGATTTCCCGACCGCCCAATAA
- the lpxH gene encoding UDP-2,3-diacylglucosamine diphosphatase, producing the protein MILLISDLHLEEERPDITRAFLDLLATRARSAQALYILGDFFEAWIGDDAMTPFQRSICQALRELSDSGTAIFLMHGNRDFMLGQAFCKAAGCTLLKDPSVVQFNGEPVLLMHGDSLCTRDEGYMKLRRWLRNPVTLFILRHLPLGSRQKLARKLRNESRAQTRMKANDIVDVTPEEIPRVMQAYGVKTLIHGHTHRPAIHKLQLGDHAARRIVLGDWDKQGWALQVDEQGFALAPFGFAPPPLLSAPDTISSSPT; encoded by the coding sequence GTGATACTGCTGATTTCAGACTTGCATCTGGAAGAGGAGCGCCCGGACATCACCCGGGCGTTTCTGGATTTACTCGCCACACGCGCCCGCTCGGCGCAAGCGTTGTACATTCTGGGCGACTTTTTCGAAGCCTGGATCGGCGACGATGCCATGACGCCGTTCCAGCGTTCCATCTGCCAGGCCCTGCGCGAATTGAGCGACAGCGGCACGGCCATTTTCCTGATGCACGGCAATCGCGACTTCATGCTGGGGCAGGCCTTCTGCAAAGCGGCCGGCTGCACCCTGCTCAAGGACCCGAGTGTCGTGCAGTTCAATGGCGAACCGGTGCTGCTGATGCACGGCGACAGCCTCTGCACCCGCGACGAAGGCTATATGAAGCTGCGGCGCTGGCTGCGCAACCCGGTCACGCTGTTCATCCTGCGCCACCTGCCGCTGGGCAGTCGCCAGAAACTGGCGCGCAAACTGCGCAACGAAAGCCGTGCGCAGACGCGGATGAAAGCCAATGACATTGTCGACGTCACGCCCGAGGAAATCCCAAGGGTCATGCAGGCCTACGGCGTGAAGACCCTGATCCACGGCCACACCCATCGTCCCGCCATCCATAAGCTGCAACTGGGCGACCATGCCGCCCGGCGCATCGTGCTGGGGGATTGGGACAAGCAGGGCTGGGCATTGCAGGTGGATGAACAGGGGTTTGCGTTGGCGCCGTTTGGATTTGCCCCGCCGCCGCTGTTATCAGCGCCCGACACAATCTCCAGCAGCCCAACCTGA
- a CDS encoding glutamine--tRNA ligase/YqeY domain fusion protein — translation MSKPTVDPTSNSKTGPAVPVNFLRPIIQADLDSGKHTQIVTRFPPEPNGYLHIGHAKSICVNFGLAQEFGGVTHLRFDDTNPAKEDQEYIDAIESDVKWLGFEWSGEVRYASQYFDQLHDWAVELIKSGNAYVCDLTPEQAKEYRGSLTEPGKNSPFRDRSVEENLDLFARMRAGEFPDGARVLRAKIDMASPNMNLRDPIMYRIRHAHHHQTGDKWCIYPNYDFTHGQSDAIEGITHSICTLEFESHRPLYEWFLEHLPVPANPRQYEFSRLNLNYTITSKRKLKQLVDEKHVNGWDDPRMSTLSGFRRRGYTPKSIRNFCEMVGTNRSDGVVDFGMLEFSIRDDLDHSAPRAMCVLRPLKVVITNYPEGQVENLELPRHPKEDMGVRVLPFAREIYIDRDDFMEEPPKGYKRLEPNGEVRLRGSYVIRADEAIKDADGNIVELRCSYDPDTLGKNPEGRKVKGVIHWVPAAASVECEVRLYDRLFRSPNPEKAEDSASFLDNINPDSLQVLTGCRAEPSLGNAQPEDRFQFEREGYFCADIKDSKPGAPVFNRTVTLRDSWGQ, via the coding sequence ATGAGCAAGCCCACTGTCGACCCTACCTCGAATTCCAAGACCGGCCCGGCCGTGCCGGTCAATTTCCTGCGCCCGATCATCCAGGCGGACCTGGATTCGGGTAAGCACACACAGATCGTCACTCGCTTCCCGCCGGAGCCCAACGGCTACCTGCACATCGGCCATGCCAAGTCGATCTGCGTGAATTTCGGCCTGGCCCAGGAGTTCGGCGGCGTCACGCACCTGCGTTTCGACGACACCAACCCGGCCAAGGAAGACCAGGAATACATCGACGCGATCGAAAGCGACGTCAAGTGGCTGGGGTTCGAATGGTCCGGTGAGGTGCGCTACGCCTCGCAATATTTCGACCAGTTGCACGACTGGGCGGTGGAGCTGATCAAGTCCGGCAACGCCTACGTCTGCGACCTGACCCCCGAGCAGGCCAAGGAATACCGTGGCAGCCTGACCGAGCCGGGCAAGAACAGCCCGTTCCGGGATCGCAGCGTCGAAGAGAACCTCGACCTGTTCGCCCGCATGCGCGCCGGAGAATTCCCCGACGGCGCACGGGTGCTGCGGGCCAAGATCGACATGGCCTCGCCGAACATGAACCTGCGCGACCCGATCATGTACCGCATCCGCCACGCCCATCACCACCAGACCGGTGACAAGTGGTGCATCTACCCGAACTATGACTTCACCCACGGTCAGTCGGACGCCATCGAAGGCATCACTCACTCGATCTGCACCCTGGAGTTCGAAAGCCACCGTCCATTGTACGAGTGGTTCCTCGAGCACTTGCCCGTGCCGGCCAACCCGCGCCAGTACGAGTTCAGCCGCCTGAACCTGAACTACACCATCACCAGCAAGCGCAAGCTCAAGCAACTGGTGGACGAGAAGCACGTCAATGGCTGGGACGACCCACGGATGTCGACGCTGTCGGGCTTCCGCCGTCGTGGCTACACACCGAAATCGATCCGCAACTTCTGCGAGATGGTCGGCACCAACCGTTCCGACGGCGTGGTGGACTTCGGCATGCTGGAATTCAGCATCCGTGACGACCTCGACCACAGCGCCCCGCGTGCCATGTGCGTACTGCGTCCGCTGAAAGTCGTCATCACCAACTACCCGGAAGGCCAGGTCGAGAACCTCGAACTGCCGCGCCACCCGAAAGAAGACATGGGCGTGCGTGTCCTACCGTTCGCCCGGGAAATCTACATCGACCGTGATGACTTCATGGAAGAGCCGCCAAAAGGCTACAAGCGCCTGGAGCCGAACGGCGAAGTGCGCCTGCGCGGCAGCTACGTGATCCGCGCCGACGAAGCGATCAAGGACGCCGATGGCAACATCGTCGAGCTGCGTTGCTCCTACGATCCCGACACCCTGGGCAAGAACCCGGAAGGTCGCAAGGTCAAGGGCGTGATCCACTGGGTGCCGGCCGCCGCCAGCGTCGAGTGCGAAGTGCGCCTGTACGATCGCCTGTTCCGTTCGCCGAACCCGGAGAAGGCCGAAGACAGCGCCAGTTTCCTGGACAACATCAACCCTGACTCCCTGCAAGTACTCACTGGTTGTCGTGCCGAACCCTCGCTGGGCAACGCACAGCCGGAAGACCGTTTCCAGTTCGAGCGCGAAGGTTACTTCTGCGCGGATATCAAGGACTCGAAACCCGGTGCTCCGGTGTTCAACCGTACCGTGACCTTGCGCGATTCCTGGGGTCAGTGA